The following proteins are encoded in a genomic region of Catharus ustulatus isolate bCatUst1 chromosome 4, bCatUst1.pri.v2, whole genome shotgun sequence:
- the IMMP2L gene encoding mitochondrial inner membrane protease subunit 2 isoform X4, protein MAQAQGMGKRYIKAFFKGFFVAVPVTVTFLDRVACVARVEGASMQPSLNPGGRQASDVVLLNHWSIRNYDVQRGDIVSLVSDTRRVSE, encoded by the exons ATGGCACAGGCTCAGGGTATGGGGAAGAGATACATTAAAGCCTTTTTTAAAGGTTTCTTTGTTGCTGTTCCTGTAACTGTGACTTTCCTGGACAGAGTTGCCTGTGTCGCCAGGGTGGAAGGAGCATCAATGCAG CCTTCTTTGAATCCTGGGGGAAGACAAGCATCTGATGTAGTACTCTTAAACCACTGGAGCATTAGAAATTATGATGTACAGCGCGGGGACATTGTGTCACTAGT
- the IMMP2L gene encoding mitochondrial inner membrane protease subunit 2 isoform X5, translated as MAQAQGMGKRYIKAFFKGFFVAVPVTVTFLDRVACVARVEGASMQPSLNPGGRQASDVVLLNHWSIRNYDVQRGDIVSLVHTEEIRS; from the exons ATGGCACAGGCTCAGGGTATGGGGAAGAGATACATTAAAGCCTTTTTTAAAGGTTTCTTTGTTGCTGTTCCTGTAACTGTGACTTTCCTGGACAGAGTTGCCTGTGTCGCCAGGGTGGAAGGAGCATCAATGCAG CCTTCTTTGAATCCTGGGGGAAGACAAGCATCTGATGTAGTACTCTTAAACCACTGGAGCATTAGAAATTATGATGTACAGCGCGGGGACATTGTGTCACTAGT